A genomic window from Polaribacter gangjinensis includes:
- a CDS encoding nitroreductase family protein: MNQEKTVSEAIHFRRSVRVYDAEKTIDTLVVKKCIEQASLAPNSSNMQLWEFYHITSKDVIAQIAPFCFNQNAARTAQQLVVFVTRKDLWKKRAKANLSFMDQNFGANKPKSEQSKREKVARNYYGKLIPFTYADFLGIFGYLKFLLFSLVGIFRPIYREVRNSDMRIVAHKTCGLAAQTFMLSMAAAGYDTCPMEGSDTLRVKKLLGLPFGAEINMIVSCGIRKPEGVYGERFRIPFEEVYKQV; this comes from the coding sequence ATGAATCAAGAAAAAACGGTTTCTGAAGCCATACATTTCAGACGATCTGTACGTGTGTATGATGCTGAAAAAACGATTGATACTTTAGTTGTGAAAAAATGCATTGAACAAGCTTCTTTGGCACCAAATAGTAGCAATATGCAATTGTGGGAATTTTATCACATCACTTCTAAAGACGTTATTGCACAAATTGCTCCGTTTTGTTTCAACCAAAATGCTGCTAGAACAGCACAACAATTAGTAGTTTTTGTCACTAGAAAAGATTTATGGAAAAAAAGAGCAAAAGCAAATTTGTCTTTTATGGATCAAAATTTTGGAGCGAATAAACCAAAATCTGAACAATCTAAAAGAGAAAAAGTTGCCAGAAATTATTATGGAAAACTGATTCCATTTACCTATGCTGATTTTTTAGGAATTTTCGGGTATTTAAAGTTTTTACTTTTTTCACTTGTTGGAATTTTTAGACCAATTTACAGAGAAGTTCGCAATAGTGATATGCGCATTGTGGCACACAAAACTTGTGGTTTGGCAGCACAAACCTTTATGCTTTCTATGGCAGCAGCAGGTTATGACACGTGTCCAATGGAGGGTTCTGATACCTTGCGTGTAAAAAAATTGTTGGGCTTGCCTTTTGGCGCAGAAATAAATATGATTGTTTCTTGCGGCATCAGAAAACCTGAAGGTGTTTACGGAGAACGTTTTCGAATTCCTTTTGAGGAAGTTTATAAACAAGTTTAA